Proteins encoded within one genomic window of Eurosta solidaginis isolate ZX-2024a chromosome 1, ASM4086904v1, whole genome shotgun sequence:
- the LOC137237279 gene encoding uncharacterized protein, whose translation MADLNKHTSALQAIRRVGEFVRGPSFDRADLIMVNARLERLEEQWVRFNAIHEEIIGSIAASNMAEIEIEHAMELAEEVYFSTKSALKRKIEELCPQERAASIGTGEQQPINVQVNVPYHQHDLKNTWGEFDGNILKWQGFGDRFVAAIHNNEQIAPAYKFAYLKKSMTGKAARTLGEWQLTDGNYYEAWERLNQLYNKKYPICREHLRQFIRLPVLQGNPRADELQKMSNVTHETLRQLRAQGLPVEHWDMFIVHMLHERLDPETGKQWELQRKNDTPTTQEMLEFLDRQAAASVGPSERRFRGLEIGTSRQAGPQRDRSIGMQPSTSDRARKPGKTFPCEACGSDRHQLFECSDFRLLSLRARKDLVQRRNLCENCLKKGHKVNQCYQGGCMRCPGKPFHNSTLCPSGEMAKPVLSLQERDERKGESKKTTTQGGRTVKYKRDDGSAPA comes from the coding sequence atggcTGATTTAAACAAGCACACGTCTGCATTACAAGCAATACGCCGTGTCGGGGAATTTGTGAGAGGGCCAAGCTTCGATCGTGCCGACTTGATAATGGTGAATGCGAGGCTTGAGAGGTTAGAGGAGCAGTGGGTGCGCTTCAATGCCATCCATGAGGAGATTATAGGCAGCATCGCTGCAAGTAATATGGCAGAGATAGAGATAGAGCATGCGATGGAGCTAGCTGAGGAGGTGTATTTTAGCACCAAATCAGCTCTAAAGCGAAAGATTGAGGAGCTTTGCCCTCAAGAGAGAGCAGCTTCAATAGGGACAGGGGAGCAGCAGCCCATCAACGTGCAGGTGAATGTGCCCTACCACCAACACGACTTAAAAAATACCTGGGGTGAATTCGATGGGAACATCCTGAAGTGGCAGGGGTTCGGTGATAGATTTGTGGCAGCGATCCACAATAATGAACAGATCGCCCCAGCCTACAAGTTCGCGTACTTGAAGAAATCTATGACGGGAAAGGCAGCCAGGACCCTTGGAGAGTGGCAGCTCACTGATGGGAATTATTATGAGGCATGGGAAAGGCTAAACCagttgtataataaaaaataccCAATATGTAGGGAGCACCTCAGGCAGTTCATAAGGTTACCGGTTTTGCAAGGGAATCCCAGGGCGGATGAGCTACAGAAAATGTCAAATGTGACACACGAGACATTACGGCAGCTTCGTGCTCAGGGACTGCCGGTGGAGCACTGGGACATGTTTATAGTTCACATGCTTCATGAGAGATTAGACCCCGAGACAGGGAAGCAGTGGGAACTGCAGCGAAAGAATGATACGCCAACTACTCAAGAGATGTTAGAATTCTTAGATAGGCAGGCAGCTGCATCAGTTGGTCCAAGTGAGAGGAGATTCCGTGGGTTGGAGATAGGTACGAGTAGACAAGCAGGCCCACAACGAGATAGATCGATTGGCATGCAGCCATCTACAAGTGATAGAGCCAGGAAGCCGGGAAAGACGTTCCCATGTGAGGCTTGCGGGAGTGACAGGCACCAATTGTTCGAATGCTCGGACTTTAGGCTATTAAGCCTTCGCGCTAGAAAAGATCTCGTGCAGCGACGCAATTTGTGTGAGAATTGCCTCAAGAAAGGGCACAAGGTAAATCAATGTTACCAGGGTGGATGTATGCGCTGCCCTGGTAAGCCGTTCCACAACAGCACGTTATGTCCCTCGGGAGAGATGGCGAAGCCTGTCCTATCGCTACAGGAGCGGGATGAGAGAAAGGGAGAGAGTAAGAAGACCACAACCCAAGGAGGTCGAACTGTCAAATATAAGAGGGATGACGGGTCAGCACCAGCCTGA